In a genomic window of Scyliorhinus torazame isolate Kashiwa2021f chromosome 5, sScyTor2.1, whole genome shotgun sequence:
- the LOC140421931 gene encoding uncharacterized protein isoform X1, with the protein MKKPWKCGDCGNGFRTPSALEAHRRSHTGERPFTCPQCGKGFALLSCLRTHQRVHTGERPFTCSQCGKGFTQLPNLQTHQRVHTGEKPFTCTQCGKRFSHLPNLQRHQQLHTGERPFACTECGKEFIQLLSLKTHQQLHTGERPFACTVCGKGFTQLPNLQRHQRVHTGEKPFTCTECGKRFTQSPDLRAHQRVHTGERPFTCSQCGKRFTQSSNLLIHQRRHTGEKPFRCSVCGKNFIQSSSLLVHQRIHTGERPFTCSVCGKNFIQSSRLLQHQRIHTGERPFTCTVCGKGFTRLSILQTHQRVHTGERPFTCTVCGKGFSRLSHQQSHQRVHR; encoded by the coding sequence atgaagaaaccctggaaatgtggggactgtgggaacggATTCAGgactccatctgcactggaagctcatcgacgcagtcacactggggagaggccattcacctgccctcagtgtgggaagggattcgctctgtTATCctgcctgcggacacaccagcgagttcacaccggggagaggccgttcacctgctctcagtgtgggaaggggttcactcagttacccaatctgcagacacaccagcgagttcacactggggagaagccattcacctgcactcagtgtgggaagagattctctcACTTACCcaatctgcagagacaccagcaacttcacactggggagaggccgttcgcctgcactgagtgtgggaaggaattcattcaGTTACTCAGTCTGAAGACACACCAgcaacttcacactggggagaggccgttcgcctgcactgtgtgtgggaagggattcactcagttacccaatctgcagagacatcagcgagttcacactggggagaagccgttcacctgcactgagtgtggaaagcgattcactcagtcacccgatctgcgggcacaccagcgagttcacactggggagagaccattcacctgctctcaatgtgggaagagattcactcagtcatctaacCTGCTGATTCATCAGCGACGTCACACCGGTGAGAAGCCGTTCagatgctctgtgtgtgggaagaatttcattcagtcatccagcctgctggtacaccagcgcattcacactggggagaggccattcacctgctctgtgtgtgggaagaatttcattcagtcatcccgcctgctgcaacaccagcgcattcacactggggagaggccattcacctgcactgtgtgtgggaagggattcactcgattatCAATCCTGCAGacgcaccaacgagttcacactggggagagaccgttcacctgcactgtgtgtgggaagggattctctcggttatcccaccagcagtcacaccaAAGAGTTCACAGATGA
- the LOC140421931 gene encoding uncharacterized protein isoform X2, with protein sequence MKKPWKCGDCGNGFRTPSALEAHRRSHTGERPFTCPQCGKGFALLSCLRTHQRVHTGERPFTCSQCGKGFTQLPNLQTHQRVHTGEKPFTCTQCGKRFSHLPNLQRHQQLHTGERPFACTECGKEFIQLLSLKTHQQLHTGERPFACTVCGKGFTQLPNLQRHQRVHTGEKPFTCTECGKRFTQSPDLRAHQRVHTGERPFTCSQCGKRFTQSSNLLIHQRRHTD encoded by the coding sequence atgaagaaaccctggaaatgtggggactgtgggaacggATTCAGgactccatctgcactggaagctcatcgacgcagtcacactggggagaggccattcacctgccctcagtgtgggaagggattcgctctgtTATCctgcctgcggacacaccagcgagttcacaccggggagaggccgttcacctgctctcagtgtgggaaggggttcactcagttacccaatctgcagacacaccagcgagttcacactggggagaagccattcacctgcactcagtgtgggaagagattctctcACTTACCcaatctgcagagacaccagcaacttcacactggggagaggccgttcgcctgcactgagtgtgggaaggaattcattcaGTTACTCAGTCTGAAGACACACCAgcaacttcacactggggagaggccgttcgcctgcactgtgtgtgggaagggattcactcagttacccaatctgcagagacatcagcgagttcacactggggagaagccgttcacctgcactgagtgtggaaagcgattcactcagtcacccgatctgcgggcacaccagcgagttcacactggggagagaccattcacctgctctcaatgtgggaagagattcactcagtcatctaacCTGCTGATTCATCAGCGACGTCACACCG